A genome region from Pirellulales bacterium includes the following:
- a CDS encoding NAD(P)-dependent oxidoreductase: MDQLWQTEFADAFDGRTVLVTGATGFAGHALCRALRLLGARVHGLARSAGESAAGVIPWSVDLRDAAGVEDACKRIAPEYVFHLAAQVTARQELDLVRTMCEHNLIGTMNLLLAVVNLNCRRIIATGTPEEPADDVRRAVVASPYAAAKTAATIYTRMFHRLYRLPVVTVRPFLTYGPRQEENKLVPYTILKLLRGESPQLTSGKRMCDFVYVRDVVRGMLRAALTPGIEGQTFDLGTGQPMSIRMAVECIAKMTGREAPVLFGAIGDRLGEGPLIADAETTRKVLGWEPRWTLAVGLMETIAWFAAKIGVEGFTPGQEKRCA; this comes from the coding sequence ATGGATCAACTCTGGCAGACCGAATTTGCCGACGCGTTTGACGGCCGCACCGTGCTGGTCACCGGCGCTACGGGCTTTGCGGGCCATGCGCTTTGTCGGGCACTGCGGCTGCTGGGCGCGCGTGTGCATGGGCTTGCGCGATCGGCCGGCGAAAGCGCCGCGGGCGTGATTCCCTGGAGCGTGGATTTGCGCGACGCGGCGGGCGTCGAGGATGCATGCAAGCGGATCGCGCCGGAATACGTGTTCCACCTCGCGGCGCAAGTGACGGCCCGCCAGGAGTTGGACCTCGTGCGAACGATGTGCGAGCACAATTTGATCGGCACCATGAATCTGCTGCTTGCGGTCGTGAACCTGAATTGTCGAAGAATCATCGCCACCGGCACTCCCGAGGAACCCGCCGACGACGTTCGCCGCGCGGTGGTCGCGTCGCCGTATGCCGCCGCCAAAACCGCGGCCACCATTTACACGCGAATGTTTCACCGTTTGTATCGATTGCCGGTCGTCACCGTGCGGCCGTTTCTCACGTATGGGCCGCGGCAGGAAGAAAACAAATTGGTCCCCTATACGATCCTAAAATTGCTCCGCGGTGAATCGCCGCAATTGACGAGCGGCAAGCGGATGTGCGATTTCGTCTACGTGCGCGATGTCGTGCGCGGTATGCTGCGCGCCGCGCTCACGCCGGGCATCGAAGGCCAAACTTTCGACTTGGGAACCGGCCAGCCGATGAGCATTCGCATGGCCGTCGAATGCATCGCCAAAATGACCGGACGCGAAGCGCCCGTGCTATTCGGCGCGATCGGCGACCGGCTTGGCGAGGGGCCGCTGATCGCCGACGCCGAGACGACACGCAAAGTTTTGGGCTGGGAACCGCGCTGGACGCTGGCGGTCGGCCTGATGGAAACGATCGCTTGGTTCGCCGCGAAAATTGGTGTCGAAGGGTTCACCCCTGGGCAAGAAAAGCGATGCGCATGA
- a CDS encoding glycosyltransferase family A protein, translated as MDPLISILVPTYNRSALLRRALGSVLAQTYANIELLISDNHSSDDTPAVAAEFVRRDPRVRLLPSPPSDTPAMHNIRHVLAGAQGKYAVVLADDDFFLDYRYIEAGVSILESQQVGLLVPDCVIGRPVREATYLAISTITPGREFFFGFWRGRYHIPVMSNLFDLEMARRCDPWNDPKILYADLELWLKMMTLTDVAYYRYPAVYYHFHGQNIVSTVSMAMHKENIRFIDNTARFAAATFGEQAVLEWKKAMLVEYWRTVIEEGHGPSFRDMAEMRAAIGLADEPLGWSRWVRAAKYISRHYRKARKNYYRARRRGLQHAEAMQAAPT; from the coding sequence TTGGATCCTCTGATCAGCATTCTCGTGCCGACATACAACCGCAGCGCACTATTGCGCCGCGCGCTCGGTTCGGTGCTGGCTCAAACGTATGCGAACATCGAGCTGCTGATCTCGGACAATCATTCGAGCGACGATACACCGGCCGTGGCGGCAGAGTTTGTGCGGCGTGATCCGCGGGTGCGGCTGCTGCCGTCGCCGCCATCCGATACGCCGGCGATGCACAACATCCGCCATGTGCTCGCGGGAGCCCAAGGAAAATATGCGGTCGTGTTGGCCGACGACGATTTCTTTCTCGACTACCGCTACATCGAAGCGGGAGTGAGCATTTTGGAAAGCCAGCAGGTCGGGCTGCTGGTGCCCGATTGCGTGATCGGCCGGCCGGTACGAGAAGCGACGTATCTGGCGATTTCGACGATCACGCCGGGCCGGGAGTTTTTCTTCGGTTTTTGGCGCGGGCGGTACCACATTCCAGTGATGAGCAATCTATTTGATTTGGAGATGGCGCGGCGCTGCGATCCTTGGAACGATCCCAAGATTCTGTATGCCGACCTCGAACTCTGGCTGAAGATGATGACGCTCACCGATGTCGCCTACTATCGCTACCCGGCCGTCTATTACCACTTTCACGGCCAGAATATCGTCTCGACGGTGTCGATGGCGATGCACAAGGAGAACATTCGCTTCATCGACAACACGGCCCGATTCGCCGCCGCAACGTTCGGCGAGCAAGCCGTATTGGAATGGAAAAAGGCGATGCTCGTCGAATATTGGCGGACCGTGATCGAAGAGGGCCATGGCCCCTCGTTTCGCGATATGGCCGAGATGCGGGCCGCCATCGGCCTGGCCGACGAACCGCTGGGGTGGTCGCGATGGGTGCGGGCCGCTAAATACATTTCGCGGCATTACCGCAAAGCGAGAAAGAACTACTACCGCGCACGCCGTCGCGGCCTGCAACATGCCGAAGCGATGCAAGCCGCCCCGACGTGA
- the rfbG gene encoding CDP-glucose 4,6-dehydratase: protein MDSQFWSGRRVFLTGHTGFKGSWLSLWLERMDAQVSGFALDPPPEPSLFRAARVGEAMTDLRGDVRNLSALGSALAEQQPEVVFHLAAQPLVRASYAQPVETFATNVFGTVHLLEAIRHVESVRAVVVVTSDKCYENQEWHWGYRETEPLGGHDPYSASKACAELVTAAWRRSFLSAERRPIGVATARAGNVLGGGDWAEDRIVPDAVRSILAGKPLVVRRPRAIRPWQHVLEPLHGYLMLAERLYAEPQRWSSAWNFGPADNDTVAVGELLDRFFAAWGNGAWQAESTEIGPHEAGLLRLDCSKARSLLGWRMAMDLDDAVAMTADWYRHATAGGSSGQTGARSANQAVATTVDHRQLTLDQIERYERSAGIHAPQRSPSHPATRRAA from the coding sequence ATGGATTCGCAGTTTTGGTCCGGACGACGCGTGTTTCTTACCGGGCACACCGGCTTCAAAGGAAGTTGGCTGTCGCTTTGGCTCGAGCGCATGGACGCCCAGGTGTCTGGCTTTGCTCTCGATCCGCCGCCGGAGCCAAGCCTCTTTCGAGCGGCCCGCGTCGGCGAGGCGATGACCGATCTTCGCGGCGACGTGCGAAATCTCTCGGCGCTCGGTTCGGCGCTGGCCGAGCAGCAGCCGGAAGTCGTTTTCCATCTTGCGGCGCAGCCCTTGGTGCGTGCGTCGTACGCCCAGCCGGTCGAGACATTCGCCACGAATGTGTTCGGCACGGTTCACTTGCTCGAAGCGATTCGGCATGTCGAATCGGTGCGTGCGGTGGTGGTCGTCACGAGCGACAAGTGCTATGAGAATCAAGAATGGCATTGGGGCTACCGGGAAACGGAGCCGCTGGGAGGCCACGATCCTTATAGCGCCAGCAAAGCCTGCGCGGAATTGGTGACCGCGGCTTGGCGACGGTCGTTTCTGTCGGCCGAGAGGCGGCCGATCGGCGTCGCGACGGCCCGGGCCGGCAATGTGCTCGGCGGCGGCGATTGGGCCGAAGACCGGATCGTGCCCGACGCCGTTCGCTCGATCCTGGCCGGCAAGCCGCTGGTGGTGCGGCGGCCGCGCGCGATCCGTCCGTGGCAACATGTGCTCGAACCGTTGCACGGCTATTTGATGCTTGCCGAGCGATTGTATGCCGAACCGCAGCGTTGGTCGAGCGCATGGAATTTCGGCCCCGCGGACAACGACACGGTGGCGGTCGGCGAATTGCTCGACCGCTTCTTCGCCGCCTGGGGCAACGGAGCATGGCAGGCGGAATCGACGGAGATCGGTCCGCACGAAGCCGGCCTGTTGCGATTGGATTGCAGCAAAGCCCGATCGCTGCTCGGTTGGCGAATGGCCATGGACCTCGACGACGCCGTCGCCATGACAGCCGATTGGTATCGCCATGCGACCGCGGGCGGAAGCAGCGGGCAGACAGGTGCTCGCAGTGCAAATCAAGCCGTAGCAACCACGGTCGATCATCGCCAGTTGACGCTCGATCAGATCGAGCGCTACGAGCGATCGGCCGGGATCCATGCCCCGCAACGTTCCCCCTCCCATCCCGCCACCCGCCGCGCCGCATGA
- the rfbF gene encoding glucose-1-phosphate cytidylyltransferase, with the protein MKVALLAGGLGTRLQEETGLKPKPMVEIGGHPVLWHIMNLYARFGHKEFAVALGYKGDVVKSYFLNYHRLRSNLTIDLARGIVDPHDEAREDWLVHLIDTGAETDTGGRVKRLRPWLGDATFMLTYGDGLADIDLHRLLAFHRSHGKLATVTAVRPPARFGGLTFFGDLVTRFDEKPQIGEGWINGGFFVLEPSVMDYIASDHIVFEREPLEQLARDGQLVAYRHQGFWQCMDTLRDVRLLERLWSEGTAPWRAAA; encoded by the coding sequence ATGAAAGTCGCACTACTGGCCGGGGGGCTCGGCACTCGGTTGCAAGAAGAGACCGGGCTGAAGCCAAAGCCGATGGTCGAGATTGGCGGCCACCCCGTGCTCTGGCACATCATGAATCTCTACGCTCGATTCGGCCACAAAGAATTCGCCGTGGCCCTGGGCTACAAGGGCGACGTGGTCAAAAGCTATTTTCTCAACTATCATCGCCTCCGTAGCAACTTGACGATCGATCTGGCCCGCGGAATCGTCGATCCGCACGACGAAGCCCGGGAAGACTGGCTCGTGCATCTGATCGACACCGGCGCGGAAACCGACACGGGCGGCCGCGTCAAGCGATTGAGGCCGTGGCTCGGCGACGCAACATTCATGCTCACCTACGGCGACGGCCTGGCCGACATCGATCTGCACCGCCTGCTGGCCTTTCACCGCAGCCACGGCAAATTGGCCACGGTGACGGCCGTTCGGCCGCCGGCGCGATTCGGCGGCCTGACGTTCTTCGGCGATCTGGTGACGCGATTCGACGAGAAGCCGCAGATCGGCGAGGGTTGGATCAACGGCGGCTTTTTTGTTTTGGAACCAAGCGTGATGGACTACATCGCCAGCGACCATATCGTCTTCGAGCGCGAGCCGCTCGAGCAACTGGCTCGCGACGGCCAACTCGTTGCCTACCGGCATCAAGGCTTTTGGCAATGCATGGACACGCTGCGCGACGTACGCCTGCTCGAGCGACTGTGGAGCGAAGGAACGGCGCCGTGGCGAGCGGCAGCGTGA
- a CDS encoding right-handed parallel beta-helix repeat-containing protein: MIPTHRICSLLAALFFVLLPPLQNRSRAADSGAADFYVSPLGRDRWSGRRDRPTADGSDGPLATVSRAQALVRELKTHEPQRQKPIVVAIRGGTYFLDRPLVFEAADSGSERAGIVYRAYAGERPMFSGGVRISDWKISPDGRWQTKLPEVKAGKWSFAQLFVDDRRCFRPRLPKHGYYTIAERLPPASKSGVGDSRFAFRGDDIRADWANQADVEVMPFLIWSAARLRIAAVDPAKHVVSFTGTTRHHENWAALDKGHRFLVDNVREALSEPGQWYLDRPSGELTYIPLPNQRPADTTVIAPRLEQLFELVGTPAAAASEKPGGGQTIGPVEHLQFEGLTFDHSNWTLPPHGQAIPQAEVSLTAAISAVWARDVVFRHCAVEHTGAWAIEFGAGCRQDRVEDCELVDLGAGGVKIGDAQPAAAPNSPRIPGDPQTAPAEITVRNSLIAHGGRLHPAAVGVWIGHSPRNTIDHNEIADFYYTGISVGWTWGYAPSNAHDNAITANHIHTLGQHVLSDMGGVYSLGLSPGTVVSGNVIHDVQSFDYGGWGLYTDEGSSGMVLKNNLVYRTKSGSVHQHYGRENHFENNIFAFAQQAQLMRTRSENHVSFFLERNIVYWDNASPLLGSNWRDNNFHLDNNVYWNPSYPEIKFFGGLSLDQWRAARHQDEHSLIADPRLVDPAHGDFHVRPDSPALRLGFQPFDYTKAGRTGPADLTKDLPPVPPAFEPAQH; this comes from the coding sequence ATGATCCCAACGCACCGCATCTGTTCGCTTTTGGCCGCGCTGTTTTTCGTGCTGTTGCCGCCGCTGCAAAACCGATCGCGGGCGGCCGATTCCGGGGCGGCCGATTTCTACGTTTCGCCGCTCGGCCGCGATCGTTGGTCGGGCCGGAGGGATAGGCCCACGGCCGACGGCAGCGACGGCCCATTGGCAACGGTTTCGCGCGCACAAGCATTGGTGCGCGAATTGAAAACACACGAGCCGCAGCGGCAAAAGCCGATCGTCGTCGCGATTCGCGGCGGCACTTATTTTCTTGATCGCCCGCTGGTGTTCGAAGCGGCCGATTCCGGCAGCGAGCGTGCGGGAATCGTCTATCGCGCATACGCGGGCGAACGCCCGATGTTCAGCGGTGGCGTGCGCATCAGCGATTGGAAGATTTCGCCGGACGGCCGCTGGCAAACCAAATTGCCCGAGGTGAAGGCGGGCAAATGGTCGTTCGCCCAATTGTTTGTCGATGATCGGCGCTGTTTCCGCCCTCGGCTGCCGAAGCATGGCTATTACACGATCGCAGAGCGATTGCCGCCCGCTTCCAAATCGGGTGTGGGCGATAGCCGGTTTGCATTCCGCGGCGACGACATCCGCGCCGATTGGGCCAACCAAGCCGATGTCGAAGTAATGCCATTTTTGATCTGGTCGGCGGCGCGGTTGCGGATCGCCGCCGTCGATCCCGCCAAACATGTCGTCAGCTTCACCGGCACGACCCGGCATCACGAAAATTGGGCCGCACTGGATAAAGGCCATCGCTTTCTCGTCGACAATGTCCGCGAAGCGCTCAGCGAACCGGGCCAATGGTATCTCGACCGCCCAAGCGGCGAGCTCACCTATATTCCACTGCCGAATCAGCGCCCCGCCGATACGACCGTCATCGCTCCGCGGCTGGAGCAACTCTTCGAGTTGGTCGGAACGCCAGCGGCAGCCGCCAGTGAAAAACCCGGCGGCGGCCAAACAATTGGCCCGGTCGAGCATCTGCAATTCGAAGGGCTGACATTTGACCATTCGAATTGGACGCTGCCGCCGCATGGCCAGGCGATTCCGCAGGCCGAAGTTTCGCTTACCGCCGCGATCTCGGCCGTTTGGGCCCGCGATGTCGTGTTCCGCCACTGCGCGGTCGAGCACACGGGAGCTTGGGCCATCGAATTCGGGGCAGGCTGCCGGCAAGATCGAGTCGAAGATTGCGAGTTGGTCGATCTCGGCGCCGGCGGGGTCAAAATCGGCGACGCCCAACCGGCCGCCGCTCCAAATTCCCCGCGAATACCCGGCGATCCGCAAACCGCCCCCGCGGAAATCACCGTTCGCAATTCCCTGATCGCCCACGGCGGCCGATTGCATCCCGCGGCCGTCGGAGTTTGGATCGGCCATAGTCCGCGCAATACGATCGACCACAATGAAATCGCCGATTTCTACTACACCGGCATTTCCGTCGGCTGGACGTGGGGCTACGCGCCCAGCAATGCCCACGACAACGCAATCACCGCCAACCACATTCATACGCTCGGCCAGCATGTGCTTTCCGACATGGGGGGTGTCTATTCGCTCGGCCTCTCGCCGGGCACCGTCGTCAGCGGCAACGTGATCCACGATGTGCAATCGTTCGACTATGGCGGCTGGGGGCTGTACACCGACGAAGGATCCTCCGGCATGGTGCTGAAAAACAATCTCGTCTACCGCACCAAGAGCGGCAGCGTGCACCAGCACTACGGCCGGGAAAATCATTTCGAAAACAACATCTTCGCCTTCGCCCAGCAAGCCCAGCTCATGCGCACACGATCGGAAAACCACGTTTCGTTCTTCCTCGAGCGCAACATCGTCTACTGGGACAACGCCAGCCCGCTGTTGGGCTCGAATTGGCGCGACAACAATTTCCACCTCGACAACAACGTGTATTGGAACCCGTCGTACCCGGAGATCAAATTTTTCGGCGGCCTGTCGCTCGACCAATGGCGCGCCGCCCGCCATCAAGACGAGCATTCGTTGATCGCCGACCCGAGGCTGGTCGATCCCGCGCACGGCGATTTCCACGTCCGCCCCGACTCGCCGGCATTGCGGCTCGGCTTTCAGCCGTTCGACTACACCAAAGCCGGCCGTACCGGCCCCGCCGATCTGACGAAAGACTTGCCCCCCGTCCCGCCGGCATTCGAACCGGCGCAACATTAG